A section of the Citrus sinensis cultivar Valencia sweet orange chromosome 8, DVS_A1.0, whole genome shotgun sequence genome encodes:
- the LOC102629085 gene encoding extra-large guanine nucleotide-binding protein 1-like isoform X4, whose amino-acid sequence MIHEFVRLVKLILAFFFSFSISVYRLVFIILLVCRTRVIGFELKGFNKMEREAVMQRKKSSCYLCLKGNWFTEKEVCIVCDAKYCSNCVLRAMGSMPEGRKCVTCTGFRVDDSKRGTLGKCSRMLKRMLTEMEVKQIMRSELSCNANQLIPERVFVNGELLSQKQLLIVRSCPNPPKKLNPGYYWYDKVSGYWGKIGQRPCQIITPHLRVGGQLMRNASNGNTSVLINNREITKRELCMFQLSGMQCEGQPSFWLSADGSYQEEGMKYIKGCIWDKSRIKLFCSLLSLPTPPDSVNGVNCCEKKILCKLLLLGEQNSGTSTIYKQAKLLFKVPFSEDERRNIKFTILRNLYRYIGILLEGRERFEEESLSGKGKRQVIDEPGSSGQIDDKTMYTLSPRLKAFSDRLLKVMASNLEAIFPYGTSEYAPFIEELWRDPSFQSTYNRRNELDSLPRVASYFLERVVVISQPDYEPSDMDILYAEGITSTNGLSCMEYSFPESTQNSSIDSSNQNDPLVSAH is encoded by the exons ATGATTCATGAATTTGTGAGGTTAGTGAAGTTGAttcttgccttttttttttccttctctatTTCGGTTTATAgattagtttttattattttgttggttTGTCGAACTAGGGTTATTGGTTTTGAGTTGAAGGGTTTTaacaagatggagagagagGCTGTAATGCAAAGGAAGAAAAGTTCATGTTATCTATGCTTGAAAGGAAATTGGTTCACTGAGAAGGAGGTATGCATTGTTTGTGATGCAAAGTATTGTTCGAACTGTGTGCTGAGGGCAATGGGGTCAATGCCAGAAGGAAGAAAATGTGTTACTTGCACCGGTTTCAGGGTAGATGATTCTAAGAGAGGAACCCTGGGGAAATGTTCTCGGATGCTCAAGAGGATGCTGACTGAGATGGAAGTTAAACAGATCATGAGATCTGAATTATCATGCAATGCTAATCAGTTGATTCCGGAGCGTGTTTTTGTGAATGGTGAACTTCTTTCTCAGAAACAGCTTCTTATAGTGCGGAGCTGCCCAAACCCTCCAAAAAAGCTGAATCCAGGATACTATTGGTATGATAAAGTATCTGGTTATTGGGGAAAG ATAGGACAGAGGCCTTGCCAGATTATAACCCCCCATCTGAGAGTTGGGGGTCAGCTGATGAGAAATGCTAGCAATGGAAATACAAGCGTCTTGATTAATAATCGGGAGATTACTAAAAGAGAGCTCTGCATGTTTCAG TTATCAGGAATGCAATGCGAAGGACAACCTTCCTTTTGGTTGAGTGCAGATGGTTCCTATCAGGAAGAGggaatgaaatatataaaggGGTGTATATGGGACAAG AGTAGAATCAAGCTATTTTGTTCTCTCTTGTCTTTGCCAACCCCTCCTGATTCTGTGAATGGTGTTAACTGCTGCGAGAAGAAAATACTTTGCAAACTTCTTCTACTTGGTGAACAAAATTCCGGCACAAGTACCATATATAAACAA GCTAAACTTCTGTTTAAGGTTCCGTTCTCTGAAGATGAGCGTCGAAATATTAAGTTCACTATCCTAAGAAATTTGTACCGCTATATTGGTATTCTGCTTGAGGGTCGTGAGcgatttgaagaagaaagtttGTCCGGAAAGGGGAAAAGACAGGTTATTGATGAGCCAGGTTCTTCAG GGCAGATTGATGATAAAACAATGTATACCCTTAGTCCAAGACTGAAAGCTTTCTCTGATCGGCTTCTCAAAGTCATGGCTAGTAACTTGGAAGCCATTTTCCCATATGGTACCAGTGAATATGCTCCTTTTATTGAGGAGTTGTGGAGGGATCCAAGCTTCCAATCCACATACAACCGGAGAAATGAATTAGATTCACTTCCCAGAGTTGCTTCTTATTTCCTGGAACGG GTTGTTGTGATTTCACAGCCAGACTATGAGCCCTCAGATATGGATATCTTGTATGCTGAGGGAATTACATCGACCAATGGTCTTTCTTGTATGGAATATTCATTTCCAGAGTCAACACAAAACAGCTCCATTGACTCTTCTAATCAGAATGACCCCTTG GTATCAGCTCATTAG
- the LOC102629085 gene encoding extra-large guanine nucleotide-binding protein 1-like isoform X2, which translates to MIHEFVRVIGFELKGFNKMEREAVMQRKKSSCYLCLKGNWFTEKEVCIVCDAKYCSNCVLRAMGSMPEGRKCVTCTGFRVDDSKRGTLGKCSRMLKRMLTEMEVKQIMRSELSCNANQLIPERVFVNGELLSQKQLLIVRSCPNPPKKLNPGYYWYDKVSGYWGKIGQRPCQIITPHLRVGGQLMRNASNGNTSVLINNREITKRELCMFQLSGMQCEGQPSFWLSADGSYQEEGMKYIKGCIWDKSRIKLFCSLLSLPTPPDSVNGVNCCEKKILCKLLLLGEQNSGTSTIYKQAKLLFKVPFSEDERRNIKFTILRNLYRYIGILLEGRERFEEESLSGKGKRQVIDEPGSSGQIDDKTMYTLSPRLKAFSDRLLKVMASNLEAIFPYGTSEYAPFIEELWRDPSFQSTYNRRNELDSLPRVASYFLERVVVISQPDYEPSDMDILYAEGITSTNGLSCMEYSFPESTQNSSIDSSNQNDPLVRYQLIRVDPKCLVENYEWLEMFEDVDLVLFCVSLTCYDEFFEDSRGFLTNKMLASKQLFENIVIHPTFDLKNFLLILNKYNMLEEKIEQVPLTECDWFCDFNPVINMSLAQYASHYVALKFKTLFNSLTGCELFVSIVNALEPETVDEALRYAPVACALIN; encoded by the exons ATGATTCATGAATTTGTGAG GGTTATTGGTTTTGAGTTGAAGGGTTTTaacaagatggagagagagGCTGTAATGCAAAGGAAGAAAAGTTCATGTTATCTATGCTTGAAAGGAAATTGGTTCACTGAGAAGGAGGTATGCATTGTTTGTGATGCAAAGTATTGTTCGAACTGTGTGCTGAGGGCAATGGGGTCAATGCCAGAAGGAAGAAAATGTGTTACTTGCACCGGTTTCAGGGTAGATGATTCTAAGAGAGGAACCCTGGGGAAATGTTCTCGGATGCTCAAGAGGATGCTGACTGAGATGGAAGTTAAACAGATCATGAGATCTGAATTATCATGCAATGCTAATCAGTTGATTCCGGAGCGTGTTTTTGTGAATGGTGAACTTCTTTCTCAGAAACAGCTTCTTATAGTGCGGAGCTGCCCAAACCCTCCAAAAAAGCTGAATCCAGGATACTATTGGTATGATAAAGTATCTGGTTATTGGGGAAAG ATAGGACAGAGGCCTTGCCAGATTATAACCCCCCATCTGAGAGTTGGGGGTCAGCTGATGAGAAATGCTAGCAATGGAAATACAAGCGTCTTGATTAATAATCGGGAGATTACTAAAAGAGAGCTCTGCATGTTTCAG TTATCAGGAATGCAATGCGAAGGACAACCTTCCTTTTGGTTGAGTGCAGATGGTTCCTATCAGGAAGAGggaatgaaatatataaaggGGTGTATATGGGACAAG AGTAGAATCAAGCTATTTTGTTCTCTCTTGTCTTTGCCAACCCCTCCTGATTCTGTGAATGGTGTTAACTGCTGCGAGAAGAAAATACTTTGCAAACTTCTTCTACTTGGTGAACAAAATTCCGGCACAAGTACCATATATAAACAA GCTAAACTTCTGTTTAAGGTTCCGTTCTCTGAAGATGAGCGTCGAAATATTAAGTTCACTATCCTAAGAAATTTGTACCGCTATATTGGTATTCTGCTTGAGGGTCGTGAGcgatttgaagaagaaagtttGTCCGGAAAGGGGAAAAGACAGGTTATTGATGAGCCAGGTTCTTCAG GGCAGATTGATGATAAAACAATGTATACCCTTAGTCCAAGACTGAAAGCTTTCTCTGATCGGCTTCTCAAAGTCATGGCTAGTAACTTGGAAGCCATTTTCCCATATGGTACCAGTGAATATGCTCCTTTTATTGAGGAGTTGTGGAGGGATCCAAGCTTCCAATCCACATACAACCGGAGAAATGAATTAGATTCACTTCCCAGAGTTGCTTCTTATTTCCTGGAACGG GTTGTTGTGATTTCACAGCCAGACTATGAGCCCTCAGATATGGATATCTTGTATGCTGAGGGAATTACATCGACCAATGGTCTTTCTTGTATGGAATATTCATTTCCAGAGTCAACACAAAACAGCTCCATTGACTCTTCTAATCAGAATGACCCCTTGGTCAG GTATCAGCTCATTAGAGTGGATCCAAAATGCCTTGTGGAGAACTACGAGTGGCTAGAAATGTTTGAAGATGTTGACCTAGTCCTCTTTTGTGTTTCCTTGACCTGCTACGATGAATTTTTTGAAGATAGTAGAGGATTTCTCACCAACAAGATGTTGGCAAGCAAGCAGCTCTTCGAAAACATTGTGATTCATCCAACCTTCGATCTAAAGAACTTTCTTCTGATACTCAACAAGTATAATATGCTCGAGGAAAAGATTGAACAAGTTCCTCTCACTGAATGTGATTGGTTTTGTGACTTTAATCCGGTGATCAACATGTCGCTGGCTCAATATGCTTCCCACTACGTCGCACTGAAGTTCAAGACATTGTTTAATTCTCTAACTGGATGTGAGTTGTTTGTTTCAATAGTTAATGCCTTGGAGCCTGAGACTGTAGATGAAGCTCTTAGATATGCCCCGGTTGCCTGTgccct
- the LOC102629085 gene encoding extra-large guanine nucleotide-binding protein 1-like isoform X3, with amino-acid sequence MEREAVMQRKKSSCYLCLKGNWFTEKEVCIVCDAKYCSNCVLRAMGSMPEGRKCVTCTGFRVDDSKRGTLGKCSRMLKRMLTEMEVKQIMRSELSCNANQLIPERVFVNGELLSQKQLLIVRSCPNPPKKLNPGYYWYDKVSGYWGKIGQRPCQIITPHLRVGGQLMRNASNGNTSVLINNREITKRELCMFQLSGMQCEGQPSFWLSADGSYQEEGMKYIKGCIWDKSRIKLFCSLLSLPTPPDSVNGVNCCEKKILCKLLLLGEQNSGTSTIYKQAKLLFKVPFSEDERRNIKFTILRNLYRYIGILLEGRERFEEESLSGKGKRQVIDEPGSSGQIDDKTMYTLSPRLKAFSDRLLKVMASNLEAIFPYGTSEYAPFIEELWRDPSFQSTYNRRNELDSLPRVASYFLERVVVISQPDYEPSDMDILYAEGITSTNGLSCMEYSFPESTQNSSIDSSNQNDPLVRYQLIRVDPKCLVENYEWLEMFEDVDLVLFCVSLTCYDEFFEDSRGFLTNKMLASKQLFENIVIHPTFDLKNFLLILNKYNMLEEKIEQVPLTECDWFCDFNPVINMSLAQYASHYVALKFKTLFNSLTGCELFVSIVNALEPETVDEALRYAPVACALIN; translated from the exons atggagagagagGCTGTAATGCAAAGGAAGAAAAGTTCATGTTATCTATGCTTGAAAGGAAATTGGTTCACTGAGAAGGAGGTATGCATTGTTTGTGATGCAAAGTATTGTTCGAACTGTGTGCTGAGGGCAATGGGGTCAATGCCAGAAGGAAGAAAATGTGTTACTTGCACCGGTTTCAGGGTAGATGATTCTAAGAGAGGAACCCTGGGGAAATGTTCTCGGATGCTCAAGAGGATGCTGACTGAGATGGAAGTTAAACAGATCATGAGATCTGAATTATCATGCAATGCTAATCAGTTGATTCCGGAGCGTGTTTTTGTGAATGGTGAACTTCTTTCTCAGAAACAGCTTCTTATAGTGCGGAGCTGCCCAAACCCTCCAAAAAAGCTGAATCCAGGATACTATTGGTATGATAAAGTATCTGGTTATTGGGGAAAG ATAGGACAGAGGCCTTGCCAGATTATAACCCCCCATCTGAGAGTTGGGGGTCAGCTGATGAGAAATGCTAGCAATGGAAATACAAGCGTCTTGATTAATAATCGGGAGATTACTAAAAGAGAGCTCTGCATGTTTCAG TTATCAGGAATGCAATGCGAAGGACAACCTTCCTTTTGGTTGAGTGCAGATGGTTCCTATCAGGAAGAGggaatgaaatatataaaggGGTGTATATGGGACAAG AGTAGAATCAAGCTATTTTGTTCTCTCTTGTCTTTGCCAACCCCTCCTGATTCTGTGAATGGTGTTAACTGCTGCGAGAAGAAAATACTTTGCAAACTTCTTCTACTTGGTGAACAAAATTCCGGCACAAGTACCATATATAAACAA GCTAAACTTCTGTTTAAGGTTCCGTTCTCTGAAGATGAGCGTCGAAATATTAAGTTCACTATCCTAAGAAATTTGTACCGCTATATTGGTATTCTGCTTGAGGGTCGTGAGcgatttgaagaagaaagtttGTCCGGAAAGGGGAAAAGACAGGTTATTGATGAGCCAGGTTCTTCAG GGCAGATTGATGATAAAACAATGTATACCCTTAGTCCAAGACTGAAAGCTTTCTCTGATCGGCTTCTCAAAGTCATGGCTAGTAACTTGGAAGCCATTTTCCCATATGGTACCAGTGAATATGCTCCTTTTATTGAGGAGTTGTGGAGGGATCCAAGCTTCCAATCCACATACAACCGGAGAAATGAATTAGATTCACTTCCCAGAGTTGCTTCTTATTTCCTGGAACGG GTTGTTGTGATTTCACAGCCAGACTATGAGCCCTCAGATATGGATATCTTGTATGCTGAGGGAATTACATCGACCAATGGTCTTTCTTGTATGGAATATTCATTTCCAGAGTCAACACAAAACAGCTCCATTGACTCTTCTAATCAGAATGACCCCTTGGTCAG GTATCAGCTCATTAGAGTGGATCCAAAATGCCTTGTGGAGAACTACGAGTGGCTAGAAATGTTTGAAGATGTTGACCTAGTCCTCTTTTGTGTTTCCTTGACCTGCTACGATGAATTTTTTGAAGATAGTAGAGGATTTCTCACCAACAAGATGTTGGCAAGCAAGCAGCTCTTCGAAAACATTGTGATTCATCCAACCTTCGATCTAAAGAACTTTCTTCTGATACTCAACAAGTATAATATGCTCGAGGAAAAGATTGAACAAGTTCCTCTCACTGAATGTGATTGGTTTTGTGACTTTAATCCGGTGATCAACATGTCGCTGGCTCAATATGCTTCCCACTACGTCGCACTGAAGTTCAAGACATTGTTTAATTCTCTAACTGGATGTGAGTTGTTTGTTTCAATAGTTAATGCCTTGGAGCCTGAGACTGTAGATGAAGCTCTTAGATATGCCCCGGTTGCCTGTgccct
- the LOC102629085 gene encoding extra-large guanine nucleotide-binding protein 1-like isoform X1, which produces MIHEFVRLVKLILAFFFSFSISVYRLVFIILLVCRTRVIGFELKGFNKMEREAVMQRKKSSCYLCLKGNWFTEKEVCIVCDAKYCSNCVLRAMGSMPEGRKCVTCTGFRVDDSKRGTLGKCSRMLKRMLTEMEVKQIMRSELSCNANQLIPERVFVNGELLSQKQLLIVRSCPNPPKKLNPGYYWYDKVSGYWGKIGQRPCQIITPHLRVGGQLMRNASNGNTSVLINNREITKRELCMFQLSGMQCEGQPSFWLSADGSYQEEGMKYIKGCIWDKSRIKLFCSLLSLPTPPDSVNGVNCCEKKILCKLLLLGEQNSGTSTIYKQAKLLFKVPFSEDERRNIKFTILRNLYRYIGILLEGRERFEEESLSGKGKRQVIDEPGSSGQIDDKTMYTLSPRLKAFSDRLLKVMASNLEAIFPYGTSEYAPFIEELWRDPSFQSTYNRRNELDSLPRVASYFLERVVVISQPDYEPSDMDILYAEGITSTNGLSCMEYSFPESTQNSSIDSSNQNDPLVRYQLIRVDPKCLVENYEWLEMFEDVDLVLFCVSLTCYDEFFEDSRGFLTNKMLASKQLFENIVIHPTFDLKNFLLILNKYNMLEEKIEQVPLTECDWFCDFNPVINMSLAQYASHYVALKFKTLFNSLTGCELFVSIVNALEPETVDEALRYAPVACALIN; this is translated from the exons ATGATTCATGAATTTGTGAGGTTAGTGAAGTTGAttcttgccttttttttttccttctctatTTCGGTTTATAgattagtttttattattttgttggttTGTCGAACTAGGGTTATTGGTTTTGAGTTGAAGGGTTTTaacaagatggagagagagGCTGTAATGCAAAGGAAGAAAAGTTCATGTTATCTATGCTTGAAAGGAAATTGGTTCACTGAGAAGGAGGTATGCATTGTTTGTGATGCAAAGTATTGTTCGAACTGTGTGCTGAGGGCAATGGGGTCAATGCCAGAAGGAAGAAAATGTGTTACTTGCACCGGTTTCAGGGTAGATGATTCTAAGAGAGGAACCCTGGGGAAATGTTCTCGGATGCTCAAGAGGATGCTGACTGAGATGGAAGTTAAACAGATCATGAGATCTGAATTATCATGCAATGCTAATCAGTTGATTCCGGAGCGTGTTTTTGTGAATGGTGAACTTCTTTCTCAGAAACAGCTTCTTATAGTGCGGAGCTGCCCAAACCCTCCAAAAAAGCTGAATCCAGGATACTATTGGTATGATAAAGTATCTGGTTATTGGGGAAAG ATAGGACAGAGGCCTTGCCAGATTATAACCCCCCATCTGAGAGTTGGGGGTCAGCTGATGAGAAATGCTAGCAATGGAAATACAAGCGTCTTGATTAATAATCGGGAGATTACTAAAAGAGAGCTCTGCATGTTTCAG TTATCAGGAATGCAATGCGAAGGACAACCTTCCTTTTGGTTGAGTGCAGATGGTTCCTATCAGGAAGAGggaatgaaatatataaaggGGTGTATATGGGACAAG AGTAGAATCAAGCTATTTTGTTCTCTCTTGTCTTTGCCAACCCCTCCTGATTCTGTGAATGGTGTTAACTGCTGCGAGAAGAAAATACTTTGCAAACTTCTTCTACTTGGTGAACAAAATTCCGGCACAAGTACCATATATAAACAA GCTAAACTTCTGTTTAAGGTTCCGTTCTCTGAAGATGAGCGTCGAAATATTAAGTTCACTATCCTAAGAAATTTGTACCGCTATATTGGTATTCTGCTTGAGGGTCGTGAGcgatttgaagaagaaagtttGTCCGGAAAGGGGAAAAGACAGGTTATTGATGAGCCAGGTTCTTCAG GGCAGATTGATGATAAAACAATGTATACCCTTAGTCCAAGACTGAAAGCTTTCTCTGATCGGCTTCTCAAAGTCATGGCTAGTAACTTGGAAGCCATTTTCCCATATGGTACCAGTGAATATGCTCCTTTTATTGAGGAGTTGTGGAGGGATCCAAGCTTCCAATCCACATACAACCGGAGAAATGAATTAGATTCACTTCCCAGAGTTGCTTCTTATTTCCTGGAACGG GTTGTTGTGATTTCACAGCCAGACTATGAGCCCTCAGATATGGATATCTTGTATGCTGAGGGAATTACATCGACCAATGGTCTTTCTTGTATGGAATATTCATTTCCAGAGTCAACACAAAACAGCTCCATTGACTCTTCTAATCAGAATGACCCCTTGGTCAG GTATCAGCTCATTAGAGTGGATCCAAAATGCCTTGTGGAGAACTACGAGTGGCTAGAAATGTTTGAAGATGTTGACCTAGTCCTCTTTTGTGTTTCCTTGACCTGCTACGATGAATTTTTTGAAGATAGTAGAGGATTTCTCACCAACAAGATGTTGGCAAGCAAGCAGCTCTTCGAAAACATTGTGATTCATCCAACCTTCGATCTAAAGAACTTTCTTCTGATACTCAACAAGTATAATATGCTCGAGGAAAAGATTGAACAAGTTCCTCTCACTGAATGTGATTGGTTTTGTGACTTTAATCCGGTGATCAACATGTCGCTGGCTCAATATGCTTCCCACTACGTCGCACTGAAGTTCAAGACATTGTTTAATTCTCTAACTGGATGTGAGTTGTTTGTTTCAATAGTTAATGCCTTGGAGCCTGAGACTGTAGATGAAGCTCTTAGATATGCCCCGGTTGCCTGTgccct